A region of the Vibrio chagasii genome:
AGTGTTTGTGGTTTGTATGCTGGCTCTTATTGCAACTGGTATGGACGAGTTGAGTGCTTTCTCTGCGGTAGCGGCGACATTAAATAACCTTGGCCCGGGCCTTGGTGAAGTCGCGGTGCACTTTGGCGATGTGAACGACAAAGCAAAATGGGTACTTATCGTATCTATGCTGTTTGGCCGATTAGAAATCTTCACCTTATTAATCTTATTGACCCCTACGTTTTGGCGTAGCTAAGGACAACATTGTGGCAAAAGCTCTATTTTTGTATTCAAGCCGTGAAGGGCAGACCAAGAAAATCTTGAACTATATAAAAGAAGAAATGAGTGAGTTCGAATGTGAGCTTCAAGATCTGCACACTATTGGCAAGGTGGACTTTGCTCAGTACGACAGAGTGTTGATTGGCGCATCGATTCGTTATGGCCACCTTAATAAGAAGCTATATCAATTTATTGATGCCAACCTTACTCAGTTGCAATCAAGCAAGGTTGCGTTCTTCTGCGTGAACTTAACGGCGCGTAAAGAAGACCAAGGCAAAGATACACCAGAAGGCAGTGCGTATATTAAGAAGTTCCTTATCAAGTCTCCATGGCAGCCGACTTTAATCGGTGTATTTGCAGGTGCCCTCTATTACCCACGTTATAACTGGTTCGATAGAACCATGATCCGCTTTATTATGAATATGACAGGTGGTGAAACGGATACAACGAAGGAAGTTGAGTACACAAACTGGGAAAAAGTCTCTTTGTTCACTGAAAAACTGAAGAATATGTAAGATAAAAGCCTACTTTTGAGGCGTTTTGAGTTCTTTTTAATCGAACGAATAAAAAAACGAAAAAAACTTAAAAAAGGGCTTGCCAGTGTGATCGAAATCTCTATAATGCCACCTCGCTGACACGGGATGGCTTCTTAGGAAACCAGAACGAATCAGCAAGCCAAATTAGCCAAGCCAAGCGCTTGAAAAAAGTTTTGAAAATAGTGGTTGACACTAAAACTTAAATCGCTAAAATGGCCGTCCGATTTGAGCGAGGCTCAAAAAGGAAAAGCTCTTTAAAAATTTAAACCTATCAATCTGTGTGGGCACTCGTTGATGAATATCAAAAAATGAAACTTCGGTTTCAACTTGATTTCAATGAACTGAGTGACCAATCGATATTTTATTATCGGCACAGTCAATTCATTATCATTCTGTTGGAATGGTAATAGCTTTAAAATTACACAGTAGTTTTGAAGTCAGTATTCGTTGAGTCACAAAATCTTAAATTGAAGAGTTTGATCATGGCTCAGATTGAACGCTGGCGGCAGGCCTAACACATGCAAGTCGAGCGGAAACGACTTAACTGAACCTTCGGGGAACGTTAAGGGCGTCGAGCGGCGGACGGGTGAGTAATGCCTAGGAAATTGCCTTGATGTGGGGGATAACCATTGGAAACGATGGCTAATACCGCATGATGCCTACGGGCCAAAGAGGGGGACCTTCGGGCCTCTCGCGTCAAGATATGCCTAGGTGGGATTAGCTAGTTGGTGAGGTAATGGCTCACCAAGGCGACGATCCCTAGCTGGTCTGAGAGGATGATCAGCCACACTGGAACTGAGACACGGTCCAGACTCCTACGGGAGGCAGCAGTGGGGAATATTGCACAATGGGCGAAAGCCTGATGCAGCCATGCCGCGTGTATGAAGAAGGCCTTCGGGTTGTAAAGTACTTTCAGTTGTGAGGAAGGGGGTGTCGTTAATAGCGGCATTTCTTGACGTTAGCAACAGAAGAAGCACCGGCTAACTCCGTGCCAGCAGCCGCGGTAATACGGAGGGTGCGAGCGTTAATCGGAATTACTGGGCGTAAAGCGCATGCAGGTGGTTCATTAAGTCAGATGTGAAAGCCCGGGGCTCAACCTCGGAACTGCATTTGAAACTGGTGAACTAGAGTACTGTAGAGGGGGGTAGAATTTCAGGTGTAGCGGTGAAATGCGTAGAGATCTGAAGGAATACCAGTGGCGAAGGCGGCCCCCTGGACAGATACTGACACTCAGATGCGAAAGCGTGGGGAGCAAACAGGATTAGATACCCTGGTAGTCCACGCCGTAAACGATGTCTACTTGGAGGTTGTGGCCTTGAGCCGTGGCTTTCGGAGCTAACGCGTTAAGTAGACCGCCTGGGGAGTACGGTCGCAAGATTAAAACTCAAATGAATTGACGGGGGCCCGCACAAGCGGTGGAGCATGTGGTTTAATTCGATGCAACGCGAAGAACCTTACCTACTCTTGACATCCAGAGAAGCCAGCGGAGACGCAGGTGTGCCTTCGGGAGCTCTGAGACAGGTGCTGCATGGCTGTCGTCAGCTCGTGTTGTGAAATGTTGGGTTAAGTCCCGCAACGAGCGCAACCCTTATCCTTGTTTGCCAGCGAGTAATGTCGGGAACTCCAGGGAGACTGCCGGTGATAAACCGGAGGAAGGTGGGGACGACGTCAAGT
Encoded here:
- the hemG gene encoding menaquinone-dependent protoporphyrinogen IX dehydrogenase, whose amino-acid sequence is MAKALFLYSSREGQTKKILNYIKEEMSEFECELQDLHTIGKVDFAQYDRVLIGASIRYGHLNKKLYQFIDANLTQLQSSKVAFFCVNLTARKEDQGKDTPEGSAYIKKFLIKSPWQPTLIGVFAGALYYPRYNWFDRTMIRFIMNMTGGETDTTKEVEYTNWEKVSLFTEKLKNM